Below is a window of Quercus robur chromosome 6, dhQueRobu3.1, whole genome shotgun sequence DNA.
GAGGTAATGGGAACAGGTCTTTCGGGCATgctttgttcaagtctgtgaagtccacgcagactcgccacttccccgttttctttcttaccaccaccgtatttgccagccattcggggtaaaagacttcttttatagcccctgctttttttAGTTTCGTTACTTCGTCTCTAACGGCATTGGCATGTTCTTTCGaggggcgtcggggtggctgcttttTTGGAACAGAAGATGGGTTAACATTTAAGTAGTGACAAATGAGACTAGGGTCAACCCTCGGGGCATCGTAAGCGTCCCATGCAAATACATCAACATTTCTCCTCAGAAACCcgaccagttcctctttttcttgaggagGTAACTCCGAGCCGACCTGGAAAAATCTCTCTGGCTCATTGTCAACTATAAACTTTTCCAAACTTTCGCACtttatctcctcggctagcccaCTGACTTGCCCTGCCGAGGTGGTTGATTGCTATAAGTTTTTAGAAGCTGAGGACTCGGCATTGGACTGACGTGAGATGGCGACCACTATACACTGCCTGGCCATGGCCTGATCTCCACGAATCTCTTCCACTTGGCCTCTGAACGAGTATTTTaccttttggtgaagtgtggaagATACGGCTTCGAAGGCATGGATGCATGGCCTGGCTACTATCGCTGTGTAGGGCGAGTAGgcatcgaccacgataaaatccacctccaccacctctgacCCGGTCTGTATGGATAGTCTGATCTGCCCTTTTGGTATAACAGTCTTCCCTTCGAAGCTGATAAGGGGAGAGTCATAAGCCGTCAAATCTTCCGGCCttaagttcagccccttgtatagatcagggtacattacctcTACTGCGCTACCCGGGTCTACCAGTACCCTTCTCACATCGAAACATCCGATTCTCAGCGTAACCACtaaggcatcgtcgtgaggttggatagttcccCTCTTATCTTCATCTGAGAATCCTAATAttaaagagcttccctttttagaccttttaaaTTCTCTTTCCCTGTCCTCGGCGGAGAGTTGAGCCACAGACAGCACCCTAGAAGGAAATGATCTGGTTCTTCCTGGAGCGGCGAGGATGACGTGTATCGTCCCCATGGGAGGTCTTAATGATACATCTTTTCGAGGCTCTTGCATTACCTAGCCCAGATGACCGCTTGAGGGGTGTAaaaggtgacgtaactttccttctcggaccagctaatctaggtgattccatggatttctgcaatcctcagtggtattgtcatggtcctgatgatagtgacAATACAGGTTCTGGTTGCATTTCGAAGGGTCCCCAGCCAtttttcccggccatctgaagaaaGGTTCGTTCTTGACTTTCTCCAGAACTTGCTGTACTGGCTCTCTGAACATGGCATTAACCGTTTGCATGTTGCTTTGTCCAACCTATCTCGAAAAATCTCTCCTTGGCTGGTTATGGTTATATCATTCCGATCTGAAATCATTCCCTTTGGGGGGaatgatcttctcctttccttttccttgtaGCTGATCttcttccacccttttgtacttgtcaatcctatccatcaactgatgaacgttggcaacgggtttaccagtgagagatttccttaagccatgaccggtggggagaccgcttttgaatgtgctgatagcaacatcatcGTGGCTCTCATCCAACTCGTTTtacatctcccaatacctatccgaataCGCCTTTAGGGTCTCTCCCTCgcgcatggataaggacaacaATGAACttaggggtcgagggactctgctaTTTGTAATAAAGCGAGAACAAAAAGCATGAGTGAGCTGCTTATAAGAGCCTATGGAATTCATTTTCAAgttgttgaaccatctcatcgccattggCCCCAAGCTGGACGGGAAAACTTTGCACATCAGAGCCTCATTTTGGGAGTAGATGGCCA
It encodes the following:
- the LOC126690269 gene encoding uncharacterized protein LOC126690269, encoding MGTIHVILAAPGRTRSFPSRVLSVAQLSAEDREREFKRSKKGSSLILGFSDEDKRGTIQPHDDALVVTLRIGCFDVRRVLVDPGSAVEVMYPDLYKGLNLRPEDLTAYDSPLISFEGKTVIPKGQIRLSIQTGSEVVEVDFIVVDAYSPYTAIVARPCIHAFEAVSSTLHQKVKYSFRGQVEEIRGDQAMARQCIVVAISRQSNAESSASKNL